A single Gemmatimonadota bacterium DNA region contains:
- a CDS encoding TVP38/TMEM64 family protein, which translates to MPEPSAVKVARTHAWVAGLVVLAILGATAILIWRSTTVRGELRVVSGLMMQGDPEPLRLWLLEFGAWAPILSVLLYILSALIPVLPGFVLAIANAMLFGALWGGLLSFASASTAAAVCFALARSLGRPGVIRIISKESLERMDSFMERRGLLAVFLGRLIPFINPDVLSYAAGVTGIRWVPFLAAMAAGAFPATVFYSIVGALALDSTVWVVAMVTVATIVPLAILWVFRERFPR; encoded by the coding sequence ATGCCGGAGCCGTCCGCCGTGAAGGTGGCGAGGACACACGCCTGGGTCGCGGGGCTCGTCGTCCTGGCCATCCTCGGGGCCACGGCGATCCTGATCTGGCGCAGCACGACCGTGCGAGGAGAGCTCCGGGTGGTGTCCGGACTCATGATGCAGGGGGACCCCGAACCCCTGAGGCTCTGGCTGTTGGAGTTTGGCGCCTGGGCACCCATCCTTTCGGTCCTCCTCTACATCCTGTCCGCGCTGATTCCCGTCCTCCCCGGCTTTGTCCTCGCGATCGCCAACGCCATGCTCTTCGGCGCGCTTTGGGGGGGGCTCCTGAGCTTCGCCTCCGCGAGCACCGCGGCCGCCGTCTGCTTCGCCCTGGCACGTTCGCTGGGGCGCCCAGGTGTGATACGGATCATCTCGAAAGAGAGCCTCGAACGGATGGACTCCTTCATGGAGCGGCGAGGGCTCCTGGCGGTCTTTCTCGGGCGGCTGATTCCCTTCATCAACCCGGACGTCCTGAGCTACGCGGCCGGGGTCACTGGCATCCGGTGGGTCCCCTTCCTGGCAGCGATGGCCGCCGGCGCGTTTCCGGCTACCGTCTTCTACTCGATCGTCGGGGCGCTCGCCCTCGACTCGACCGTGTGGGTCGTCGCCATGGTCACGGTTGCCACGATTGTCCCCCTCGCCATCCTCTGGGTCTTCCGCGAGCGGTTTCCGAGGTGA
- a CDS encoding ion transporter, whose protein sequence is MTPSPGHATRSERPANRGSAAGPTLRRRAFELLDVPDPSDRASRAVDIFILSLIGLNILALILETVPSVAAAGGSAFRWFEIISVGVFTIEYLLRLWSSVEAPGYGAPVGGRLRYASRAMMVVDLLAVLPAYLPFLGLDFRFVRALRLMRVFRILKVARYSNALQLLGRVFMNRRADLTLTGVAIGIVLIIASSALYFVERQAQPGSFESIPEAMWWAMVTLTTVGYGDVYPVTGLGRLLGAIVALVGVCVIAIPTGIIGAGFVEELRHPGESGVCPTCGRSNPSAGPAGATAMSPPAEREGA, encoded by the coding sequence GTGACGCCGAGCCCCGGTCACGCGACCCGCTCCGAGCGTCCCGCGAACCGGGGAAGTGCCGCGGGGCCCACTCTTCGGCGCCGGGCCTTCGAGCTCCTCGACGTCCCCGATCCGTCCGACCGCGCGAGCCGGGCGGTGGACATCTTCATCCTCTCCCTGATCGGGCTGAACATACTCGCCCTGATCCTCGAGACGGTCCCCTCCGTCGCGGCGGCAGGAGGCTCCGCCTTCCGCTGGTTCGAGATCATTTCCGTGGGTGTGTTCACGATCGAGTACCTCCTCCGGCTCTGGTCCTCGGTCGAGGCGCCGGGGTACGGGGCGCCGGTCGGGGGCAGGCTCCGCTACGCCTCCCGCGCGATGATGGTCGTGGACCTCCTCGCCGTCCTCCCGGCGTATTTGCCCTTTCTGGGGCTGGACTTCCGGTTCGTCCGGGCGCTCCGGCTCATGCGTGTTTTCCGCATCCTGAAAGTCGCTCGGTATTCGAACGCCCTTCAGCTCCTCGGCCGAGTTTTCATGAATCGCCGGGCCGATCTGACGCTCACTGGCGTGGCGATCGGAATCGTCCTCATCATCGCCTCGAGCGCCCTCTACTTCGTCGAGCGCCAAGCCCAGCCGGGTTCCTTCGAGAGCATCCCCGAGGCGATGTGGTGGGCGATGGTCACGCTGACCACGGTCGGGTATGGGGACGTCTATCCGGTGACCGGGCTCGGCCGCCTCCTCGGGGCGATCGTCGCTCTCGTGGGCGTCTGCGTGATCGCAATTCCCACGGGGATCATCGGAGCCGGCTTCGTGGAGGAGCTTCGCCACCCTGGAGAAAGCGGTGTCTGTCCGACCTGTGGCCGGTCCAATCCGTCGGCGGGGCCTGCCGGTGCGACGGCGATGAGTCCGCCGGCGGAACGCGAGGGCGCGTGA
- a CDS encoding zinc-dependent metalloprotease codes for MRTLVSLAFFILFFPALAAGRSPAIPQQPPDAPPTDTVPDAPDADDDEETPATPRPRTGIRPYAEVVPDSAVTDEGLFSIHRVGQNYLFEVPMNLLGREFLLQTRITRTPTGAGFGGQQESSAVVRFERREDQILLRLVGHDNMAPDSLPIYEAVRNSNFEPILQAFPIRAFPEDSSAVVVDVSAFFRSDAQVIGIQQTRRDQYQVRNLNADRTFIESMRSFPENVEVRRTVTYTAGRPPSNAVGGVLSMELGHAFVLLPVVPMTPRPWDERVGFFSVAQNDFGAEAQRLLERRFIRRWRLEPSDPAAYARGQLVEPVQPIVIYIDPATPEKWRPYLKQGIEDWQEAFEAAGFRNAILAADPPSPQEDPEFDPADARVSMIRYLASAVQNASGPSYYDPRSGEIIGTHIQWHHNVMNLVRNWYFVQTAAANPEARALEFDDEVMGRLIRYVAAHEVGHTLGLPHNMKGHSAIPVESLRTKSVCENGTSTSIMDYARFNYVAQPGDDTCFIPVIGPYDRWAIEWGYRVVPNAADLEAQQATLNDWIVEKGDDPVYRFGDPSQMDPGSTQEALGDDPVRASDYGVANLMRITANLREWTFEDGQSYAQLDELYGQVLGQWNRFTGHVILSLGGVDWTRRAQGQDGTPYNRVPAERQRAAIDYLDRQVFQTPTWMIDPDILYRIEATGIQDRIRGFQVSALNGVLNVPRVKRMIEQEALHGAEAYAPLEMMTTLREVIWRELGTGGSIDSFRRNLQRAYLDRLEALLENEEALTTDIAPLVRGQLVRLLDAVAAARMEARDEVTRLHLEDVSERIVRIMEEAEPQPAAAA; via the coding sequence GTGCGCACCCTCGTCTCCCTCGCCTTTTTCATTCTGTTCTTTCCGGCCCTCGCGGCGGGAAGGAGCCCGGCGATCCCCCAGCAGCCGCCGGACGCACCCCCGACCGACACAGTCCCCGATGCGCCGGACGCGGATGACGACGAAGAAACTCCGGCGACGCCGCGCCCCCGCACCGGGATTCGCCCATACGCGGAGGTCGTTCCGGACAGCGCGGTGACGGACGAGGGATTGTTCTCCATCCACCGGGTGGGCCAAAACTACCTCTTCGAAGTTCCCATGAACCTCCTCGGTCGCGAGTTCCTCCTCCAGACGCGGATCACGCGGACACCGACGGGGGCCGGTTTCGGCGGACAACAGGAGTCGTCGGCCGTGGTTCGCTTCGAACGCCGTGAAGACCAGATCCTCCTGCGGCTGGTCGGGCACGACAACATGGCCCCCGATTCGCTCCCGATTTACGAAGCGGTCCGCAACTCGAACTTCGAACCGATTCTCCAGGCCTTTCCGATCCGCGCCTTCCCGGAGGATTCTTCTGCGGTCGTCGTGGACGTCTCGGCCTTTTTCCGGTCTGATGCCCAGGTCATCGGAATCCAACAGACCCGGCGCGATCAGTACCAAGTTCGAAACCTCAACGCCGACCGCACCTTCATCGAGTCCATGCGGAGTTTCCCGGAGAACGTGGAGGTCCGGCGAACCGTGACCTACACGGCGGGGCGCCCCCCTTCAAACGCGGTCGGCGGGGTGCTCTCGATGGAGCTGGGACACGCCTTCGTCCTCCTCCCCGTCGTCCCGATGACCCCCCGCCCCTGGGACGAACGGGTGGGATTCTTCTCGGTCGCCCAGAACGACTTCGGCGCCGAGGCCCAGAGGCTCCTCGAGCGGCGCTTCATCCGCCGTTGGCGCCTGGAGCCCTCGGACCCGGCGGCCTACGCGCGCGGCCAGCTCGTGGAGCCGGTCCAACCCATCGTCATCTACATCGATCCGGCGACTCCGGAGAAGTGGCGACCCTACCTGAAGCAGGGGATCGAGGACTGGCAGGAGGCCTTCGAGGCCGCGGGATTCCGCAACGCCATCCTCGCGGCTGACCCCCCCTCTCCCCAAGAGGACCCGGAGTTCGATCCCGCGGACGCGCGCGTCTCCATGATTCGGTATCTCGCCTCCGCGGTGCAGAACGCCAGCGGGCCGAGCTACTATGATCCACGTAGTGGTGAGATCATCGGCACGCACATCCAGTGGCACCACAACGTGATGAACCTCGTCCGCAACTGGTACTTCGTGCAGACGGCGGCCGCGAATCCAGAGGCCCGTGCGCTCGAGTTCGACGACGAGGTGATGGGTCGGCTCATCCGCTACGTGGCCGCGCACGAGGTCGGGCATACACTCGGGCTTCCCCACAACATGAAGGGGCACTCCGCGATCCCCGTGGAATCGCTCCGCACGAAGTCGGTGTGCGAGAACGGGACTTCGACCTCGATCATGGATTACGCTCGCTTCAACTATGTGGCACAACCCGGGGACGACACTTGCTTCATCCCTGTGATCGGACCCTACGACCGGTGGGCGATCGAGTGGGGATACCGCGTCGTTCCGAATGCCGCCGATCTCGAAGCGCAGCAGGCCACCCTGAACGACTGGATCGTCGAGAAGGGGGACGACCCGGTCTACCGCTTCGGTGACCCGAGCCAGATGGATCCCGGCTCCACCCAGGAAGCGCTCGGAGACGACCCGGTCCGCGCTTCCGACTACGGGGTCGCGAATCTGATGCGAATCACCGCAAACCTTCGCGAGTGGACCTTCGAGGACGGGCAGAGCTACGCCCAGCTGGACGAGCTGTACGGGCAGGTGCTGGGCCAGTGGAACCGCTTCACAGGGCACGTAATTCTCTCGCTCGGGGGCGTGGACTGGACCCGCCGCGCGCAGGGGCAGGACGGGACGCCCTACAATCGCGTCCCCGCGGAACGCCAGCGCGCCGCCATCGATTACCTCGACCGCCAGGTATTCCAGACGCCGACCTGGATGATCGATCCGGACATCCTCTACCGAATCGAGGCGACCGGGATCCAGGACAGAATCCGCGGCTTCCAGGTTTCCGCGTTGAATGGGGTCCTGAACGTCCCGCGAGTGAAGAGGATGATCGAGCAGGAGGCGCTGCACGGGGCCGAGGCGTATGCGCCGCTCGAGATGATGACGACGCTTCGGGAAGTGATCTGGCGCGAGCTCGGAACCGGTGGGTCGATCGACTCCTTCCGGCGGAACCTCCAGCGCGCCTATCTCGACCGCCTGGAGGCCCTTTTGGAGAACGAGGAGGCGCTCACGACGGACATCGCTCCGCTCGTGCGCGGCCAGCTGGTCCGCCTCCTCGATGCGGTCGCGGCGGCCCGGATGGAGGCGCGGGATGAGGTGACGCGCCTCCACCTGGAGGACGTGTCCGAGCGGATCGTGCGGATCATGGAGGAGGCCGAGCCCCAGCCCGCCGCGGCGGCGTAG
- a CDS encoding aminotransferase class V-fold PLP-dependent enzyme: MPGSPSLITLIRSSIIGEGEAVAGPFGPRRVTYADYTASGQSLSFIEDYIRDAVLPLYANTHTESSGTGLQTTRFREESRQLIRESAGGTRDLHAVIFCGSGSTGAIDRLIGILNLRIPHDLDVKYGLSDRIPREERPVIFIGPYEHHSNELPWRESIAEVVTIHEDLSGGIDLGHLEEELKRYSDRPLRIGSFSAASNVTGIVSDTRAISILLHRYGALSFWDFAAAAPYVRIEMGPGGVDGDDPLDYKDAVFISPHKLIGGPGTPGLLIARRELFRNTVPCVPGGGTVSYVNPEGHRYLTDPEHREEGGTPAIVESIRAGLVFRVKAAVGEDTIREHEESFIRSAMASWKQNPNIEILGNCEAERLSIVSFVVRYGDRYLHHNYVVALLNDLFGIQSRGGCSCAGPYGHRLLGVDLDRSHEFEREIARGCEGIKPGWIRVNFNYFISAPVFDYILEAVHIVAKDGWRLLDQYGFDPYTGLWKHRGGTAEPPMSLRDIRFEPGGMMYERKRRHLPESALAEHLADARRILADARPDPAGPSGTGLTADFEHLRWFPLPGETGDSGN, translated from the coding sequence ATGCCCGGCTCCCCCTCGCTGATAACCCTGATCCGCTCGTCAATCATCGGCGAAGGCGAGGCGGTGGCCGGTCCGTTCGGACCGAGGCGCGTCACTTACGCCGACTACACCGCGTCCGGCCAGTCTCTCTCTTTCATCGAGGACTACATCCGCGATGCGGTGCTGCCGCTGTATGCGAATACGCACACGGAGAGTTCGGGGACCGGGCTTCAGACCACGCGGTTCAGGGAGGAATCCAGGCAGCTTATCCGTGAATCGGCCGGCGGCACGAGGGACCTGCACGCGGTGATCTTTTGCGGTTCCGGTTCGACCGGCGCAATCGACCGCTTGATCGGGATCCTGAACCTTCGCATCCCGCACGACCTCGACGTGAAGTACGGGCTGAGCGATCGGATCCCGCGCGAGGAACGGCCGGTCATTTTTATCGGGCCGTACGAGCACCATTCGAACGAGCTGCCGTGGCGCGAGTCCATCGCGGAGGTCGTGACCATCCATGAAGACCTGAGCGGCGGCATCGACCTCGGCCATCTCGAGGAAGAGCTGAAGCGGTACTCGGACCGGCCCCTGCGCATCGGAAGCTTCTCCGCCGCCTCGAACGTGACCGGCATCGTGTCGGACACCCGCGCGATCTCGATCCTACTGCACCGGTACGGCGCACTTTCGTTCTGGGACTTCGCGGCGGCCGCGCCCTACGTGCGCATCGAGATGGGGCCCGGTGGAGTGGACGGCGATGACCCGCTCGATTACAAGGATGCCGTGTTCATCTCGCCCCACAAGCTGATCGGCGGGCCGGGCACGCCCGGCCTGCTCATTGCCCGGCGTGAGCTGTTCCGCAACACGGTGCCGTGCGTACCTGGCGGCGGCACGGTCTCCTATGTCAATCCGGAAGGGCACCGCTACCTGACGGATCCGGAGCACCGCGAGGAGGGCGGCACGCCGGCGATCGTCGAATCCATCCGGGCCGGTCTCGTCTTTCGGGTGAAGGCCGCGGTAGGCGAGGACACGATCCGCGAGCACGAAGAGTCGTTCATCCGCAGTGCGATGGCGTCATGGAAGCAGAACCCGAACATCGAGATTCTCGGCAACTGCGAAGCTGAACGGCTTTCGATCGTGTCATTCGTCGTGCGCTACGGGGACCGGTACCTGCACCACAATTACGTGGTCGCGCTGCTGAACGATCTATTCGGCATTCAGTCGCGCGGCGGTTGCTCGTGCGCAGGCCCTTACGGCCACCGGCTGCTCGGCGTCGATCTGGATCGGTCGCACGAATTCGAGCGCGAGATCGCCCGTGGCTGTGAGGGCATCAAGCCGGGCTGGATCCGCGTCAACTTCAACTACTTCATCTCGGCGCCGGTCTTCGATTACATCCTAGAAGCCGTGCACATCGTTGCGAAGGATGGCTGGCGCCTGCTCGATCAGTACGGCTTCGATCCGTACACGGGTCTCTGGAAACACCGTGGCGGAACGGCCGAGCCGCCGATGAGCCTGCGCGACATCCGCTTCGAGCCCGGCGGCATGATGTACGAGCGCAAGCGACGTCACCTCCCCGAGTCCGCGCTGGCCGAACACCTCGCCGATGCGCGCCGTATCCTTGCCGATGCGCGGCCGGATCCGGCCGGCCCTTCAGGCACCGGGCTGACGGCCGACTTCGAACACCTGCGCTGGTTCCCACTGCCGGGCGAAACCGGCGACAGCGGAAACTGA
- a CDS encoding SLC13 family permease — MNWDIVLVLAILVGAVALFISEKLAIDFVAMLVLWTLLALGLVTPEEGISGFSNPATVTVAAMFVLSAGLQKTGAAASLGRVLVRYGRNHFLALVVVMGSVGVMSAFINNTAAVAVFIPLVMIVANRRKIAASKLLIPLSYASQFGGVCTLIGTSTNLLVSAISDQAGFGAFSMFEFSRLGVILFVAGFFYFLIFGRWLLPEREAEELSAAFELGEYITELRVGEGSPLVGKTVQASRLGEDHDVTVLRLIHGEEKTWAPLRQPLSEGDVLLVRGSIKELMGLRSSNLELNVAFKLHDDTLQAGDLRLVQALIAPGSKLVGRTLKDLDFRSRYKALVLAIQRRGESVRDKLNSVSLGLGDALLIQALDAQVERLRSDKNFIVLDEVEDPGMRRKKVPHVLAIIFIVVGMAALDLMPILVTAILGCLALVLTRCIDLEEAYEAIDWKVIFLLAGILPLGIAMQKSGAAALIAESAVGFVGPLGPIAVLAVLYLLTAILTETMSNNAAAVLLAPIAISTAQQTGVDPRPLLMAITFAASTGFSTPVGYQTNTMIFNPGGYRYTDFLRTGVPLNIIFWILSVIFIPRFWSF, encoded by the coding sequence ATGAACTGGGATATCGTTCTGGTGCTCGCGATTCTCGTCGGTGCGGTCGCCCTGTTCATCTCCGAGAAGCTCGCCATCGACTTCGTGGCGATGCTCGTTCTCTGGACCCTCCTCGCTCTCGGGCTGGTCACTCCCGAGGAGGGGATCTCGGGGTTCAGCAACCCGGCTACGGTCACCGTAGCGGCGATGTTCGTGCTCAGCGCCGGCTTGCAGAAGACCGGGGCGGCCGCCTCTCTCGGGCGTGTGTTGGTGCGTTACGGGCGCAACCACTTCCTTGCCCTGGTCGTGGTGATGGGATCCGTCGGCGTCATGTCGGCTTTCATCAACAACACCGCTGCGGTGGCCGTATTCATTCCTCTGGTGATGATCGTCGCGAACCGCCGCAAGATCGCCGCTTCCAAGCTACTGATCCCGCTCTCGTACGCCTCGCAGTTCGGCGGCGTGTGTACCCTGATCGGCACATCGACCAACCTGCTCGTCAGCGCGATCTCCGACCAGGCCGGCTTCGGCGCGTTCAGCATGTTCGAGTTCAGCCGGTTGGGTGTGATTCTGTTCGTCGCCGGCTTCTTCTATTTCCTCATCTTCGGTCGCTGGCTGCTTCCCGAGCGCGAGGCGGAGGAGCTCAGCGCAGCCTTCGAGCTCGGCGAGTACATCACCGAGCTGCGTGTCGGCGAGGGGTCGCCGCTCGTCGGCAAGACGGTGCAGGCGAGCCGCCTCGGCGAGGACCATGACGTCACCGTGCTGCGGCTGATACACGGCGAGGAAAAGACCTGGGCGCCCTTGCGGCAGCCGCTGTCGGAGGGTGACGTGCTGCTGGTTCGCGGCAGCATCAAAGAGCTGATGGGGCTGCGCTCCTCCAACCTGGAGCTGAACGTGGCGTTCAAGCTCCACGACGATACGCTTCAGGCCGGGGATCTGCGGCTCGTGCAGGCGCTCATCGCGCCGGGGTCGAAGCTGGTGGGCCGCACGCTCAAGGATCTCGACTTCCGCAGCCGTTACAAGGCCCTGGTGCTGGCGATCCAGCGCCGGGGGGAGTCGGTTCGCGACAAGCTCAACTCGGTCTCGCTGGGACTGGGCGATGCCCTTCTGATCCAGGCGCTGGATGCGCAGGTCGAGCGCCTCCGGAGCGATAAGAACTTCATCGTTCTCGATGAGGTGGAAGACCCGGGCATGCGACGGAAGAAAGTTCCCCACGTGCTGGCCATCATCTTCATCGTCGTCGGCATGGCAGCGCTCGACCTCATGCCCATCCTGGTCACGGCCATTCTCGGCTGTCTGGCACTCGTGCTCACCCGCTGCATCGACCTGGAAGAGGCCTACGAGGCCATCGACTGGAAGGTGATCTTCTTGCTCGCGGGCATCCTGCCGCTCGGCATCGCGATGCAAAAAAGCGGTGCCGCGGCGTTGATCGCCGAAAGTGCCGTGGGTTTCGTCGGCCCCCTTGGACCGATCGCCGTTTTGGCGGTCCTCTACCTGTTGACGGCGATCCTCACCGAGACGATGAGCAACAACGCGGCGGCCGTCCTGCTGGCGCCGATCGCGATCTCGACTGCGCAGCAGACCGGCGTGGATCCGCGGCCGCTGCTGATGGCCATCACCTTCGCCGCGTCCACGGGGTTCTCGACGCCCGTCGGCTACCAGACCAACACGATGATCTTTAATCCCGGCGGCTACCGCTACACCGACTTTCTGCGCACCGGCGTGCCGCTGAACATCATCTTCTGGATCCTTTCCGTCATCTTCATCCCGCGCTTCTGGAGCTTCTGA
- a CDS encoding PQQ-binding-like beta-propeller repeat protein, with amino-acid sequence MRAPNPLPSLFGFFLLGISGGAAPAAAQDGTNPPGEWRYWGGDAGSTRYSPLDQIDSENFSSLEVAWVWRGNNFGPSPDFVMRSTPIYVDGILYTVAGERRTVAAIDPATGETLWTFREPNTTRWEESPRQNYGRGVAYAEVDGRGAIYLVTPGFFLHALDAKTGLPLEGFGGSVPIEGFPETGTVDMLATLGHDYDPERGIDPRLGAITTSSPPIVVNGVVIVGNSAHAGGGGQTRIENVPGDVQAFDARTGAHLWTFHTIPRAGEFGNDTWENDAWRWSGNVNAWAPLSADPELGLVYLPTDAPTNDYFGGFRPGKNLFGSSLVAVDVRTGERRWHFQMVHHDIWDWDLPVAPILVDLTVDGVRVPAVVQASKQAFVYAFNRETGEPIWPIVERPVPQGNVPGEWYSPTQPFPTRPAPYELQGLSVDDLLDFTPELRARAVEQVGDILLGPIFTPRVHEGNPGGWRATAQCPSATGGTNIPGGPVLDPETGILYVQSRKACSGGGLAPGSSRDDGGPDGRGLTVVDFAAGTGGGFTAIDGLPIFKPPYGRITAIDMNTGEHLWWIPNGDTPEEIVNHPLLEGVEVPNTGFQGNATALVTGSLLMYAEGRGGRPVWYAVDKVTGARVGAVEIPAPVSTAPMTFLHDGAQYIVLPVAGNGLPGSLVALRLP; translated from the coding sequence ATGCGCGCTCCTAACCCCCTTCCCTCCCTCTTCGGTTTTTTCCTTCTGGGAATCTCCGGCGGTGCCGCTCCCGCCGCGGCGCAGGACGGCACGAATCCACCCGGCGAGTGGCGGTACTGGGGCGGGGACGCCGGAAGCACCCGGTATTCTCCACTGGACCAGATCGACTCGGAGAACTTCTCCTCTCTCGAAGTAGCCTGGGTGTGGAGGGGGAACAACTTCGGGCCTTCGCCCGACTTCGTGATGCGCTCCACCCCGATCTATGTGGACGGGATTCTCTATACGGTCGCCGGGGAGCGCAGGACGGTCGCGGCGATCGACCCAGCGACCGGAGAGACTCTCTGGACCTTCCGGGAGCCGAATACGACCCGGTGGGAAGAGTCTCCCCGACAGAACTACGGGCGCGGGGTCGCATACGCGGAGGTGGACGGACGCGGGGCCATCTACCTGGTGACCCCCGGCTTTTTCCTCCATGCCCTCGACGCGAAGACGGGATTGCCGCTGGAGGGGTTCGGGGGATCCGTCCCGATCGAGGGATTTCCGGAAACCGGAACGGTGGACATGCTCGCCACCCTCGGTCATGACTACGATCCCGAACGGGGGATCGACCCGCGCCTCGGCGCAATCACCACTTCCTCCCCGCCGATCGTGGTGAACGGAGTGGTCATCGTCGGGAACTCCGCCCACGCGGGCGGGGGCGGGCAAACCCGGATCGAGAATGTCCCCGGGGACGTCCAGGCGTTCGACGCACGCACAGGCGCCCACCTCTGGACATTCCACACCATTCCGCGCGCGGGCGAGTTCGGAAACGACACCTGGGAAAACGACGCCTGGCGGTGGAGCGGCAACGTGAACGCCTGGGCGCCGCTGTCGGCGGATCCCGAGCTCGGGCTCGTTTACCTCCCCACGGACGCGCCCACGAACGACTACTTCGGCGGGTTCCGCCCGGGGAAGAACCTTTTCGGGAGCAGCCTGGTCGCGGTGGACGTCCGCACGGGGGAGCGGCGGTGGCACTTCCAGATGGTCCACCATGACATCTGGGACTGGGATCTCCCCGTGGCCCCCATCCTCGTGGACCTCACCGTGGATGGAGTCCGGGTCCCCGCGGTGGTTCAGGCCTCGAAGCAGGCCTTCGTTTACGCCTTCAACCGAGAGACGGGGGAACCGATCTGGCCGATCGTCGAGCGACCGGTCCCGCAGGGGAATGTCCCGGGAGAGTGGTATTCGCCGACGCAGCCCTTCCCCACGCGCCCGGCTCCCTACGAGCTCCAGGGCCTCTCGGTGGACGATCTTTTGGACTTCACGCCGGAGCTCCGCGCCCGGGCCGTGGAGCAGGTGGGCGACATCCTCCTCGGGCCGATCTTCACCCCGCGCGTGCATGAGGGAAACCCCGGGGGATGGCGGGCCACGGCGCAGTGTCCGAGCGCGACGGGCGGAACGAACATCCCCGGGGGTCCGGTTCTCGACCCGGAAACGGGAATTCTCTACGTGCAGTCGCGGAAGGCCTGCTCCGGGGGGGGCCTCGCACCGGGTTCGAGCCGGGACGACGGCGGACCGGATGGCAGAGGCCTCACCGTGGTGGACTTCGCGGCGGGGACGGGCGGAGGCTTCACGGCGATCGATGGGCTCCCGATTTTCAAGCCGCCCTACGGCCGGATCACCGCGATCGACATGAACACTGGAGAACACCTCTGGTGGATCCCGAACGGCGACACGCCGGAAGAGATCGTGAATCACCCCCTCCTCGAGGGAGTCGAGGTCCCGAACACCGGTTTCCAGGGAAACGCCACGGCGCTCGTCACCGGTAGCCTCCTCATGTACGCCGAGGGGCGGGGGGGACGCCCGGTCTGGTACGCCGTGGACAAGGTTACGGGGGCTCGGGTCGGGGCGGTCGAGATTCCGGCGCCCGTGAGCACCGCACCCATGACCTTCCTGCACGACGGGGCGCAGTACATCGTGCTTCCGGTGGCCGGGAACGGGCTCCCCGGGTCGCTCGTGGCGTTGAGGCTGCCCTGA
- a CDS encoding type II toxin-antitoxin system PemK/MazF family toxin — protein MKRGDIVTVVLPGRYGKPRPGLIVQEDAFEALPSVTLLPLASDVRDLPLLRVPIAPGPESGVRTHSQVQIDKIMTVPRTKLGLRIGSLDDSTMRRVNEALGGFLGLG, from the coding sequence GTGAAGCGCGGGGACATTGTCACCGTCGTTTTGCCGGGCCGGTACGGGAAACCGAGACCCGGTCTGATCGTTCAGGAAGACGCCTTCGAGGCTCTCCCCTCCGTCACCTTACTCCCGCTGGCGAGCGACGTCCGAGACCTGCCGCTCCTCCGCGTCCCGATCGCTCCCGGACCCGAGAGCGGGGTCCGGACTCACTCGCAGGTTCAGATCGACAAGATCATGACCGTGCCACGAACGAAGCTCGGACTTCGAATCGGGTCGCTCGACGACAGCACGATGCGCCGCGTGAACGAGGCGCTGGGGGGATTTCTCGGGTTGGGTTGA